From the genome of Lotus japonicus ecotype B-129 chromosome 6, LjGifu_v1.2, one region includes:
- the LOC130726553 gene encoding cell division control protein 6 homolog B: MPSLTTKRRLRSAAPPPSPPKRHRRCTPCSAAPSLIQDVTAATKPKWNPKDCEQLKMVKEALHVSTAPETIVCREEEQNVVLEFCKGCVDHQKAGSLYICGCPGTGKSLSMEKIKGLLLQWVSQADFPTLDVLSVNCTSLVNTTDIFTKILGLSKAPGKKVSGTPLQQLQHMYSQKSSSKNMTLIIADELDYLITKDRAVLHDLFMLTTFPFSRCILVGVANAIDLADRFLPRLTALNCKPEVITFRAYSKDQILRILEERLKELPYTVFQHQALELCARKVAAASGDMRNALCICRSAIEILEGEIRESASNLDTSLEEKSSTEQNLATDPDFVKKQEFDIVRIDHMARALSKTYRSPAVDTIQSLPHHQQIILCSTMKQFRGAKKDAILGELYKSYMEICKSSLIPPAGILEFSNMCRVLNDQGLIKLGQSREDKLRRVSPKVDEGDITFALQGIRFFRNCLQDW, encoded by the exons ATGCCTTCTCTCACCACCAAGCGCAGACTCAGATCTGCCGCACCGCCGCCGTCTCCGCCCAAGCGTCACCGCCGATGCACGCCGTGTTCCGCCGCACCGTCACTAATCCAAGATGTAACCGCTGCTACGAAACCCAAGTGGAATCCTAAAG ATTGTGAGCAGTTGAAGATGGTGAAGGAGGCACTGCACGTGTCCACCGCGCCGGAGACAATCGTTTGCCGTGAGGAGGAGCAGAATGTGGTTTTGGAGTTCTGTAAAGGATGCGTTGATCACCAGAAGGCTGGGAGTCTTTACATATGTGGTTGTCCTGGAACTGGCAAATCTTTATCTATGGAAAAAATCAAGGGACTTTTGCTTCAATGGGTCTCCCAG GCTGATTTCCCGACACTGGATGTTTTATCTGTGAATTGCACATCTCTTGTCAACACAACTGATATTTTCACCAAG ATACTTGGGTTAAGCAAAGCACCGGGGAAAAAGGTTTCTGGCACACCCTTACAGCAACTTCAGCACATGTATTCTCAGAAATCATCCAGCAAGAATATGAC ATTGATAATAGCTGATGAGTTAGACTATcttataactaaagacagagcTGTGCTTCATGATCTTTTCATGCTTACAACATTCCCGTTTTCCAGATGTATATTAGTAG GTGTTGCAAACGCAATTGATCTAGCTGATCGATTCCTACCGAGGCTTACAGCATTAAATT GCAAGCCTGAAGTTATAACTTTCCGGGCGTACTCTAAAGATCAGATCCTTAGGATTCTTGAAGAAAGGCTAAAG GAACTTCCTTACACTGTCTTCCAACACCAAGCGCTGGAATTATGTGCTAGG AAAGTTGCAGCTGCTTCTGGAGATATGCGAAATGCTCTTTGTATATGCAG GAGTGCAATAGAGATTCTAGAAGGGGAAATTAGAGAATCTGCCTCCAATTTGGATACCTCGTTGGAAGAGAAATCATCCACTGAACAGAATCTTGCGACAGATcctgattttgttaaaaaacaaGAATTTGACATA GTAAGGATTGATCACATGGCTCGTGCTTTGTCTAAAACATATAGATCACCGGCAGTGGATACAATACAATCTCTGCCACATCATCAACAG ATTATACTCTGCTCTACTATGAAACAATTCCGTGGTGCCAAGAAAGATGCAATTCTTGGGGAG TTGTATAAATCTTACATGGAGATATGTAAATCATCACTAATTCCACCAGCAGGAATCttagaattttcaaacatgtgCAGAGTGCTGAATGATCAG GGGCTTATTAAACTAGGACAATCCCGGGAGGATAAATTGAGAAGAGTATCACCTAAAGTAGATGAGGGTGATATTACTTTTGCGTTGCAG GGAATCCGATTTTTTCGGAACTGTCTTCAAGACTGGTGA
- the LOC130726292 gene encoding pleckstrin homology domain-containing protein 1-like: MENLWRVATGQDPNPEDYTGIEFWSNPERAGWLTKQGDYIKTWRRRWFVLKQGKLFWFKDPAAAAAPSSVPRGVISAATSLTVKGAEDVLHKPFSFELSTPHSTMFFVADCDKDKEDWINSIGRAIVLHSRSHAHSEVLDYENKATNS; this comes from the coding sequence ATGGAGAATCTATGGCGAGTGGCGACGGGTCAGGATCCAAACCCGGAAGACTACACAGGCATCGAGTTCTGGTCCAACCCGGAGCGCGCCGGGTGGCTCACAAAACAAGGAGACTACATCAAAACATGGCGGCGCCGCTGGTTTGTTCTCAAACAAGGCAAGCTCTTCTGGTTCAAGGACCCCGCCGCCGCTGCCGCACCCTCCTCCGTCCCACGCGGCGTCATCTCCGCCGCTACATCCCTCACTGTAAAGGGCGCCGAGGACGTCCTCCACAAGCCGTTTTCATTCGAGCTCTCCACCCCGCACTCCACCATGTTCTTCGTCGCCGACTGTGATAAGGATAAGGAGGATTGGATCAACTCAATTGGCCGCGCCATCGTACTTCACTCTCGGTCACATGCACACTCCGAGGTTCTAGATTATGAAAATAAGGCTACCAATTCCTGA